GTCCAAATGTGACTATTGTGAGAAACAGTTTAAATCTAAAAGGAATATTCGTCGTCACATCGAGTACACACATTTAGGCATGCAGCGCTACAAATGCATCGAATGCGAGACACTTTTTAAAGAAAAACGGAGCCTCAGAAAGCACGTTCGGACTAAGCATCCCAACTCAACAGTATTCCCGCAGTGTCATATCTGTTACAAGCGCTTCGAATCCGCGAAATCCTGCAAGATTCACCTCAAGCTACTCCATTCTTTCAACATGAACACATACCCCTGCGATCGCTGCTCTGTATCATTCAGTTCCAATGAAGCGTTATCAATCCATCTCCAGACGAAACACTTAGCTAAAGACCAGATCTTCAAATGCGAATCGTGTAACCTAGTCTTTACGGGACAGGAGAAATTCGAACAACACAACGAAATATTTCACGTAGTACCGAACGTAACGCAAAAGATTTTACCCTGCTGCGTATTATGTATGAAGGATTTCAGTACAAGAAAAACTTTAAAGCGGCATATCAAGAAGTTTCAtaacgattttgatgcggaGGAACTAGCAACATATGGTTCTAAGAAACGCATGTTTAATGTCAATTGTGAAGAATGTATACAGAATTTCAACAACGATTTTTACTTAGACATATATCAGAAGCTTAAACATTTGAAAGATTCTATCGTTTTTAAGTGTGAGAGCTGTTCATCTTCTTATAACTGCTTGGAATATTCTATACAGAGGCATAAGACGACCAATATGGAAGCATTTAAGAGTAAGATGATTTTAAGTGAGTTGTGTACTGCGGAGATGAGCGACGAGGCTTCGAATAGTGGTCGGGTGGAGTCTGTGGAGGCGGAGAGCACTACGGGTGATATAAATGTGAAGGATGAACTTATGGAAATAGAAGATATTGTGAAGACTGAACCTATGTCGCCATGATTatgaaatacataattataatcattGATCAGGGCTTGCAACTATATTAAGCcctgtctccatatcgcgcggcaaaccatcgaacattggcttgCGCGgtagccgcgcgcaatggataccgggcgcatcgagttggctcgcgcggcagcccgttatccattgcgcgcggctgccgcgcgagccaatgttcgatggtttgccgcgcgatatggagacggggctttagagTAGAGGTAATAAGATGAACTTGTCgacttacataaaaatattaaacagagTTATATTGACTGTATCTCAataatcaatttatttaaagCAATAattagtattatataaattaagtgagaatatatttaagatcaacatatttttatttgctttcatatttttaaaattcatataTTCACATTTTTATCTTACAATCAGAGACGAGGTAAGAGACTTGTAAGTTGTAAAGTCTACACAAATCCGCTTTCTTTGCGATAGAAGTTTATATCAAAATGAGGCATTTTAGCCAGCTCCAAGTCCAATAGAGAGTTTTCTCATTGTTTTCCTGAATTTAGTAACTGTCGAGCGATACGAAGAAATGAGATGGTGATACCTCCATCATCGTGTCTTACGTAGTGCGGCGTCCCTTTTTTGTGCAGATTCtaaatctttattatttacttgtctttgtgaaatgtaagtaaatattaGGGTAACTAATAGTAACTACCATAAGTACGagtattataattttgtatgtataGTATTTAAGAAGGCAGCTACACCGTGGACGCTAATTACCCTAaaaccgctcccatacaatgGGGTTGGTCGGTCGATGTATTTTActttacagatggcgctagtataGGTTTTATCTGTCAATCTTACGGATAGTAGCTTGGAAActcttgttagggttccgtacccaaagggtaaaaaacgggaccctattactaagacttcgctgtccgtccgtctgtcaccaggctgtatctcatgaaccgcgatagctagacggttgaaattttcacaaatgatgtatctctgttgccgctataacaacaaatactaaaaataaaataaatatttaaggggggctcccatacaacaaacacgtttttttttgctctattttttgttgatggtgcggaaccctccgtgtgggaggccgactcgcacttggccggttttttatttttattagaatttTACGGCCCAATTTTATGGAACAAAACTAGAGACAGCTAGAAGCAGCTggcgatggcgccatctatacaAATCTTTTCCAGGTGCCAATGCCAACCCCATTTTTATAAAACTTGGCAATTGGCATTCACATTAACGTAACatatatctatgtctggtacAGTCGAATCGCCATCAGAGATAttggagcggctaaggtgctcacaaatatctgaacagacGTTGGAACATCTTGGCCGTTCCGATGCCTGATGGCGCCTGAACTAGTTTTTGTTGCTAAGAATTGTTATATAAAGAAAATAGTGAGTATATAGAACTTTTGTAATACCTacttctactcgctctaatttcttCGTATTACACTTTCTAGCAATAAAAATTAGTAACCAAATAGAATGTTcatattatttcaaaatgtcgTTTATAAATGAGGTGACCGGGCTAGGTTTGTCTGAGTCTAAAAAACAtgtaagttaaataaaacaatgtttatgataaaatattttatttgatttcatATCTCCTTAAGAAACTAATACCAGTGACACCGGCACCAGCATATTGATTTATTCCTATATTAtagaatagagtctgtgcggaaagaaaagagaaagctagtcgtgaaatgtatggaatcCAATAcaattcacgactcttctctttccgcacagactctattaaccttttaaccgccgtagaccaGTGGGCcataagggccagttgcaccaaccacatttgacagactgatcagcgtcagccggcgcgccccagcgctttactatgaaacttcccatacataaaaaatttgcgaactctttaacgatacgaacagtttggtgcaaccgaccctaagacatacaaaatcgggctcatttcgccgctatctgataaataagacaaaacttcatgtaacttcgtaccccccggcgacacgagcacgctcgatgacgtattctatggcggttaaaaggtttacATTACATATTTGGGTTGGGTCTGGGACGTCTGCGTGTCTGTGTATAGTTGTATACACCCCAGGCCAAAGGTATGGAAACAATGTGGTTttcattaaccttttcgacgccgtgtcaaacacaaaagctgccactcagacgccacatcattgaagtgtcaaaactgaagttgaactttatgtatatgcacgtaggtcggtGTTGATTTGTGGTCTGTGGCAGATTTATCGGTCATTGGactcattggcgtccaaaaggttaataggtATCTCATGTTTCTACGGCCTGGGgtgtattttatagtttttatactGACTACTGCGTTGTCTTTCAAACCTACTTGCTAAAAAGAGGTAAATTCTTTACAACACTAATAAATCACACTAAATACTCGAAATTATTTAACAACTGGTcattacaattttaatatttatgctAATACAGTAAGGTATATTATCTTAATGTCAATAAGACTACAACTTCATGGAACAATTAAAGAAAGGTCGCTTAATACGAGGAATTTCGTACATAGAACCGCCTAGAACTTGCACCTAATTAATATTGCTGTTCCGCCCATGATGACGGCGGTCAATGACACTGTGCGAACGGGATAGCAATATAATAATGCGCGTGCGATATAGATGGCcaaataacatatactaatctatggctAAGTGTCCTATCTTTAGTAACatatcatattttaatttaaacatgATTCTGATATCAGCCATCTACAAAAATGGGCCTGGGACATTGTAGGTTTCATTTTCTTTAAACCCTGATTTTATGGTGTTTAAATTAAGCAAACATGCATTTCTGTAGTATTTTTAAGCCCTTCCATAATGGGCCATCTACTAAGCATGTTTGTAGAACATTTTACAAcatttctaacaaactatgctactgtCGTACcggataataaaaacaaaacgtgacgttatctatgaaaagggaccttattgtcgatggcgcttacgccattattaacgaagctccgatataaatacaatgccgcgcgacgctgtgcggcgtaagcgccatcgacaataacgtcccttttcatagataatgccccatataattgCTGCCCACCAACAATATTTTTCACTAAACCATGATAACATTTGACCTTGAACCTAACTGttacatttcaataaaaaaaacccgtAAGCATaaaaatgccttacatcattttgaaaaagagctgatactctttAAACCgctggatcgatttttatcaaacatagctaagaaccaccgcaaggaaattcgctttcacgtaaaaaaaacgCACCAAAATCGGTCCATCTGTATGAGAGCTATGTTGCAGTATGAGAGACATTGGCATCAAAGATGTatcacccctctttttgcgtgggtgttaaaaatcaggtttatcaaataattaaaacttagTACTTTTCCTTCTCATGAAAGAAGTTTTTGGAGCCAACGGCAATTTCAATTGCACCATCTTACGTCCTTCCGTATGTACTACGTATGCTCCAATAAGACGAATCTTATTGATGCAAGGCTGAGTCTTAGGCGATATCTTCATAGCTGCACATAAAGGTTCAAGTTcaactttaaaattatttaatatcaacacAAACACCATTATGTGACATATGAGCTTATCTTTCAACTGCATCGATCTAATTCTAGACCTATTTACAGCTTTAGTATATTCCGTAAAGTTTTTCATTGCAATGTTGTTTATAGTGTTTGAAAAATTACATACTTTAAAGTCTTTTTTTCTTATATCGTGGCACCCGAGCTGTAAAAATTTAAGCAGCTCACTAGTGTAAACCGCCAGCACTTTTAACTCGTGAGACAACGTCCGGCCTTTAACTAAAGCCTTTATATATGGATGGTAATGTTCTTCATGCTGTTCTTGCTTCAGTTCTGTGTATATATTGTCATATTCTTCTTCAGACATAATTTTCTCTACAGGATATACATCTTCAACTTTAGTCGCATCTCTGTCTATATGTGGTATGTAGAATTCTTCAGAATCGTTCTTATTATACTTAGATAGGTCTAGTTGGTCAATAGTAATATTCGCAGTCACATTTTCCATCTGTTCCGTAACGGTTTGtacatttacttttaatttctcCTTCTGTTCCATTTGCTTCTTTTGTTTTTTAGATCCGAACTTCCTACTCAGCTCTAATTTGCTGGTTACCTGTTGCGATGCATTCAAATCGACTTTGTGATATGGTATGAGCTCAGCGCAGCCCACCTCTATAAGGCGTACTTTACCGGTTTTCCTGTCTCTAGCCAGTATCAGGGTCTTACCCAAATCTTCGTTTTCCTCTTTACCATAGTAAACAAGCTCATCAAGCTCAGTAGCTATCGTTTTAGTCCCGTTCTCTTGTATGATTGAGCATTTACTTTCGAAGTCTTCGTTCGGGTAACCGTTTTGAAAGTTTATTAACATTGGATAGATCGGCCCCTTTGTATAAACCGAATCTATTGTTAATTCCGTCATTGTTTACGCGATACACAAGCACTGCTTAAAATTACAGCACAACGTTTTGGTTTCACGTGCAATTTTAACTTttaggttatattataaaacttataaacaacCTGTCACTTTACTGTCAAATGTGGCACAAAGGTACGTTCAGAAACGAACGGATATTTTCAAACAATATGGAGTCCAGACGGCATGATCAAATCGACCGAAatgaaattggcgtcaatcatctccaatttaatcaccaattttagatttaaggtgatatttgagccctttaaatttataaaaatgcacaaaaacgaaaatactagcATCACAAATAGGTATTCTTGCGTCTTCACCTCCATTTTATCGGTGAGCAATATTGACGTTTGCGTCCGCCCGG
Above is a window of Cydia amplana chromosome 26, ilCydAmpl1.1, whole genome shotgun sequence DNA encoding:
- the LOC134660148 gene encoding uncharacterized protein LOC134660148, producing MTELTIDSVYTKGPIYPMLINFQNGYPNEDFESKCSIIQENGTKTIATELDELVYYGKEENEDLGKTLILARDRKTGKVRLIEVGCAELIPYHKVDLNASQQVTSKLELSRKFGSKKQKKQMEQKEKLKVNVQTVTEQMENVTANITIDQLDLSKYNKNDSEEFYIPHIDRDATKVEDVYPVEKIMSEEEYDNIYTELKQEQHEEHYHPYIKALVKGRTLSHELKVLAVYTSELLKFLQLGCHDIRKKDFKVCNFSNTINNIAMKNFTEYTKAVNRSRIRSMQLKDKLICHIMVFVLILNNFKVELEPLCAAMKISPKTQPCINKIRLIGAYVVHTEGRKMVQLKLPLAPKTSFMRRKSTKF